The proteins below are encoded in one region of Paenibacillus albus:
- the ribH gene encoding 6,7-dimethyl-8-ribityllumazine synthase → MPHVFEGHLISEGLRYGVVVGRFNEFISSKLLGGALDAFKRHGAADSEVDVAWVPGAFEIPLIAQKMAESGKYDAVITLGAVIRGSTPHFDYVCNEAAKGVAAIGLKTGIPTIFGVLTVDSIEQAIERAGTKAGNKGWEAAVTAIEMANLTKVLQG, encoded by the coding sequence ATGCCACATGTATTTGAAGGCCATTTAATTTCTGAAGGTTTACGTTACGGCGTCGTAGTAGGCCGTTTCAATGAATTTATTTCCAGCAAGCTGCTTGGCGGCGCACTTGATGCGTTCAAACGTCATGGCGCTGCGGACAGCGAAGTCGATGTAGCCTGGGTTCCAGGAGCCTTCGAAATTCCGCTTATCGCACAGAAGATGGCGGAGAGCGGCAAGTATGATGCAGTCATCACCCTAGGTGCGGTCATTCGGGGATCAACTCCACATTTTGACTATGTATGTAATGAAGCGGCTAAGGGCGTTGCGGCAATCGGCCTGAAAACCGGCATTCCAACGATCTTTGGCGTACTGACAGTCGATTCGATCGAGCAAGCAATTGAGCGTGCAGGCACGAAAGCCGGAAACAAAGGCTGGGAAGCGGCTGTAACGGCAATTGAAATGGCGAACTTGACGAAAGTGCTTCAAGGCTAA
- a CDS encoding segregation and condensation protein A: protein MAVTYKLESFEGPLDLLLHLIDKAEIDIHEVSISEITDQYMDYLNAMQELELEVTSEFLVMAATLLSIKSKQLLPKPPIIDDDQYEEWPDDGLDPRDELIAKLVEYRKYKQIAEQLREQEFERSLVYTKEPEDLTPFMKVVPENPVKGLNVGDLIAAFQKALRKASRRNIIATIQRDEISVKDRIRDIVDVLREFETVRFSKLIRDDMSRHEIVVTFLAILELMKMKHIRCFQNSLFEDIVVHWRGDAALDGLLETEVDY from the coding sequence ATGGCGGTGACGTATAAGTTGGAATCGTTCGAAGGCCCGCTCGATCTGCTGCTTCATCTTATTGATAAAGCGGAAATCGACATTCATGAGGTGTCCATCAGCGAGATTACGGATCAATATATGGACTATTTGAATGCGATGCAGGAGCTTGAGCTCGAGGTAACGAGCGAATTCCTCGTCATGGCGGCGACGCTGCTCTCCATTAAGAGCAAGCAGCTGCTGCCGAAGCCGCCAATCATTGATGATGATCAATACGAGGAATGGCCCGATGATGGGCTGGACCCTCGTGATGAGCTTATCGCGAAGCTGGTGGAGTACCGCAAATATAAGCAGATCGCCGAGCAGCTCAGAGAGCAGGAATTCGAGCGCAGCCTCGTATACACGAAGGAGCCGGAAGATCTGACGCCTTTCATGAAGGTTGTGCCTGAGAATCCGGTAAAAGGCTTGAATGTAGGCGATCTTATTGCAGCTTTCCAGAAAGCGCTTCGCAAGGCGTCGAGACGTAATATCATTGCGACGATCCAGCGCGATGAAATTTCAGTCAAAGACCGGATTCGCGATATCGTCGACGTGCTGCGCGAATTTGAGACGGTCCGCTTCTCTAAGCTGATCCGCGATGATATGAGCCGGCACGAAATCGTGGTGACTTTTCTGGCCATTCTCGAGCTGATGAAGATGAAGCATATTCGCTGTTTTCAGAACAGCTTGTTTGAGGATATTGTCGTGCACTGGAGAGGGGATGCGGCCCTAGATGGACTTCTCGAAACTGAGGTCGATTATTGA
- the scpB gene encoding SMC-Scp complex subunit ScpB, which translates to MDFSKLRSIIEGLLFMAGDEGLTTKQLAEILQLDAVITGDLIGDLTKELKSKKRGVQVSFVAGAYRLTTNPAHAAYFERMAYSPSRSSLSQAALETLSIVAYRQPITRVEIEEIRGVKSDRALQSLVNKDLIEEVGRAEQIGRPILYGTTKSFLDYFGLAGLDALPEPSSIPDDSLDEQTQMLFERMEGRQMTIEDMRVSDVEQEPESESED; encoded by the coding sequence ATGGACTTCTCGAAACTGAGGTCGATTATTGAGGGACTGCTGTTTATGGCTGGAGATGAGGGGCTCACGACGAAGCAGCTTGCCGAAATTCTTCAGCTGGATGCAGTAATAACGGGAGATTTGATCGGTGATCTCACGAAGGAATTGAAGAGCAAGAAACGTGGTGTACAGGTCTCCTTTGTCGCTGGCGCATACCGGCTGACGACGAATCCGGCGCATGCGGCTTATTTTGAACGAATGGCTTATTCGCCGTCGCGTTCGAGCTTGTCACAAGCTGCGCTGGAGACATTGTCCATAGTCGCTTATCGTCAACCGATCACGCGTGTTGAGATTGAAGAGATCCGCGGCGTGAAGAGCGACAGAGCGCTTCAATCGCTCGTTAACAAAGACTTGATCGAAGAGGTAGGCCGTGCCGAGCAGATTGGCCGACCGATTCTGTATGGAACGACCAAGTCCTTCCTCGATTACTTTGGACTTGCCGGCCTTGATGCCCTTCCGGAGCCATCGTCCATTCCGGATGATTCGCTCGACGAGCAGACACAGATGCTGTTTGAACGGATGGAAGGCCGCCAAATGACGATTGAGGATATGCGAGTGTCAGATGTGGAGCAAGAACCGGAATCCGAATCGGAAGATTAA
- a CDS encoding DUF2953 domain-containing protein, whose protein sequence is MLLLIAALSPVVIRGHMQRVGTDDDAELRIRALFGLIHYHWQLPIVKFKLTKVEFKEEKTTANAGGEDSDTSMQHINSHTIMKSIENWKLLLKQTQDMMGWVRKTLSHVRLTEWKWKTTVGVDDAMWTAMLTGLIWSVKTTTIGVLSQFIRLTAEPNITVDPMYQRPYFATEGQFTAEVTFGYAIFAAIRLIFKMRKAQNGVPGGFVGLQRILLRN, encoded by the coding sequence TTGCTGCTGCTTATTGCTGCGCTTTCGCCAGTTGTTATTCGAGGGCATATGCAGCGGGTCGGTACCGATGATGATGCCGAGCTGCGCATTCGTGCGTTGTTTGGGCTTATCCACTATCATTGGCAGCTGCCAATCGTCAAGTTTAAGTTAACGAAGGTGGAATTCAAGGAAGAGAAGACAACGGCGAATGCAGGCGGCGAGGACAGCGATACGTCGATGCAGCATATCAACTCGCATACGATCATGAAATCAATCGAGAACTGGAAGCTGCTGCTCAAGCAGACGCAGGACATGATGGGCTGGGTTCGCAAGACCCTATCTCACGTAAGGCTGACGGAATGGAAGTGGAAAACGACCGTTGGTGTCGACGATGCGATGTGGACAGCAATGCTTACAGGTCTGATCTGGTCCGTCAAGACGACGACAATCGGTGTTTTGTCCCAATTCATTCGACTGACCGCGGAACCTAATATTACCGTCGATCCGATGTACCAGCGCCCGTATTTTGCAACAGAAGGCCAATTTACAGCAGAAGTTACTTTCGGTTATGCGATCTTCGCTGCCATTCGTCTTATCTTCAAAATGCGCAAAGCCCAGAATGGAGTTCCGGGCGGCTTCGTAGGCTTGCAACGAATTCTGCTTCGCAACTAA
- the ytfJ gene encoding GerW family sporulation protein has protein sequence MTDHPIQGLMQTAMENIKEMVDVNTIVGDPVQTPDGSVIMPISKVGFGFVAGGSDIRFDDQSSKGDAHNADVQLPFGGGSGGGVSITPIAFLVVGSQGVRIVPLDNQTHLMEKVIDSAPQVFEKIQTMFKKNSSSNDSGLESVLIESMDGH, from the coding sequence ATGACTGACCATCCAATTCAAGGCTTAATGCAAACCGCAATGGAAAATATTAAAGAAATGGTCGATGTCAACACAATTGTCGGCGACCCTGTCCAAACCCCTGACGGCAGCGTCATAATGCCAATCAGCAAAGTTGGCTTCGGGTTCGTAGCAGGCGGCAGCGATATTCGCTTCGACGACCAGAGTTCGAAGGGGGATGCGCATAACGCAGACGTGCAGCTGCCTTTTGGCGGCGGCAGCGGCGGCGGCGTCTCCATTACGCCGATTGCTTTTCTCGTTGTAGGCAGTCAAGGTGTGCGGATCGTACCGCTCGATAACCAGACCCATCTCATGGAGAAAGTTATTGATTCCGCACCGCAGGTATTCGAGAAAATTCAAACGATGTTCAAAAAGAATTCCTCATCGAACGACAGTGGATTGGAATCCGTTCTCATCGAAAGTATGGATGGACATTAA
- a CDS encoding D-alanyl-D-alanine carboxypeptidase family protein, with protein MRLNRITNGLLRVFAAGCILLSGVPLAATNTATAAEGSNRTVTTHARGAALIDVESGRILYSHNGDKPMLIASLTKIMTAIVAIEHGNLNDMVQTSVRAAGKEGSSIYLQRGEKMTLHNMLYGLMLRSGNDAATAIAEHVGGSEEGFVLMMNEKAQMLGLENSQFMNPSGLDAEGHYSSANDLAKLTAYALKNPIFKEIVKTQRKTAPNPNDQWDYLWKNKNKMLTMYDGADGVKTGYTKKSLRCLVSSATRDGQQLVAVTLNDGDDWNDHQKLLNFGFATYHLSEVAHKGQPINGYPLAVGRTLVYPFAEGEKEQLRSKLNLIDVKTTAYLLGERGTLDWFVGETKIGSTPVYDTQSQRIKLADKPSWVIGGNSSAAAFGSVSSDTFWHALKRTLSTLFGGKEAAGW; from the coding sequence ATGAGGCTTAACCGCATAACCAACGGTCTGCTTCGCGTGTTTGCTGCCGGCTGTATCCTGCTCTCGGGCGTGCCTTTGGCTGCGACGAATACGGCAACAGCTGCAGAAGGATCAAATAGAACGGTGACGACACATGCAAGAGGAGCGGCGCTTATTGATGTTGAATCCGGACGGATTCTGTACAGCCACAATGGGGACAAGCCGATGCTCATCGCGAGCCTGACGAAGATCATGACGGCAATCGTTGCGATTGAACATGGCAATCTGAACGATATGGTACAGACGAGCGTTCGCGCGGCAGGCAAGGAAGGCTCTTCTATTTACCTGCAGCGTGGAGAGAAGATGACCCTGCACAACATGCTCTATGGGCTCATGCTGAGATCCGGCAACGATGCCGCGACGGCAATTGCCGAGCATGTCGGCGGCTCGGAGGAAGGGTTCGTTCTCATGATGAATGAGAAAGCGCAGATGCTTGGACTTGAGAACTCGCAGTTTATGAATCCGAGTGGACTCGATGCAGAGGGTCATTATTCATCCGCGAACGATCTGGCGAAGCTGACGGCGTATGCGCTGAAGAATCCAATATTCAAGGAGATTGTGAAGACACAGCGCAAAACCGCGCCGAATCCGAACGATCAATGGGACTACCTCTGGAAAAATAAGAATAAAATGCTCACGATGTACGATGGGGCGGACGGCGTAAAGACCGGCTATACGAAGAAGTCGCTTCGCTGCCTGGTCAGCTCCGCAACGCGTGATGGTCAGCAGCTCGTCGCAGTTACGTTAAATGATGGCGATGATTGGAACGATCATCAGAAGCTGCTCAATTTCGGCTTCGCTACTTATCATCTGAGCGAAGTCGCTCATAAAGGGCAGCCGATCAACGGCTATCCGCTGGCGGTCGGACGGACGCTCGTCTATCCGTTTGCTGAAGGAGAGAAGGAACAGCTGCGCTCGAAGCTGAACCTGATCGATGTGAAGACGACCGCGTATTTGCTCGGTGAGCGAGGGACGCTCGACTGGTTCGTCGGAGAGACGAAGATCGGCTCGACACCGGTGTACGATACACAGAGCCAGCGCATTAAGCTTGCGGATAAGCCTTCGTGGGTAATCGGCGGTAATTCGTCTGCGGCGGCGTTCGGATCGGTATCATCGGATACGTTCTGGCACGCGCTCAAAAGAACCTTGTCGACCCTGTTTGGAGGGAAGGAGGCGGCAGGATGGTAA
- a CDS encoding nucleoside recognition domain-containing protein produces MVNYIWLFFIAVSFVCAIVNGRMEALTEAAFEGAKSGVTVSFGLISVMVFWMGLMRIGEDAGLLRKIAVMLQPVVRFLFPDVPKGHPALGYIMSNMSANILGLGNAATPMGIKAMQELQKLNPDKETASAAMCTLLALNTSSITLVPTTLIAIRMTYSSVHPAEIVGTTLAATLIATAAAILADRWYRMRDKHKPPKWTDHDSKHHSDAMPQAPPGSAAAGQGKGEAIV; encoded by the coding sequence ATGGTAAACTATATCTGGCTATTCTTCATCGCGGTGAGCTTCGTCTGCGCGATTGTGAATGGCAGAATGGAAGCTCTGACGGAAGCGGCGTTTGAAGGCGCCAAGAGCGGCGTCACGGTCAGCTTCGGCCTCATCAGCGTCATGGTATTCTGGATGGGGCTTATGCGAATAGGCGAAGATGCGGGATTGCTTCGCAAGATCGCCGTCATGCTCCAGCCGGTCGTCCGCTTTCTTTTCCCGGATGTGCCCAAAGGACATCCAGCGCTCGGTTACATCATGAGCAACATGAGCGCCAACATTCTTGGACTCGGCAACGCAGCGACGCCAATGGGCATAAAGGCGATGCAGGAGCTTCAGAAGCTCAATCCCGATAAAGAAACAGCGTCAGCGGCGATGTGTACGCTGCTGGCGCTCAATACATCAAGTATAACCCTCGTACCAACTACGTTAATTGCCATTCGAATGACCTACAGCTCTGTACACCCCGCCGAAATCGTCGGCACAACACTTGCAGCCACATTAATTGCAACCGCAGCAGCCATACTGGCGGACCGTTGGTACCGCATGCGAGACAAGCACAAACCACCGAAGTGGACCGATCACGACAGCAAACATCATAGCGATGCGATGCCGCAAGCGCCGCCTGGATCTGCAGCAGCAGGACAAGGAAAGGGTGAGGCCATTGTATGA
- a CDS encoding spore maturation protein: MIVFIPLYAAFKKVPVYETFIEGAKDGFGTAINIIPHLVGMMVAISMFRASGAMDIMASLIRPMFDGLGIPSEVLPLGLLRPLTGAGSLAFTTELIKTYGPDSMIGRISSTIQGSTDTTLYVLTVYFGAVGIRRSKYALKVGLFSDLVGFFAAIIVCLIVFQ, translated from the coding sequence ATGATTGTTTTCATCCCGCTCTATGCCGCGTTCAAAAAAGTACCGGTCTATGAAACGTTCATCGAAGGGGCGAAGGATGGCTTCGGCACCGCCATCAACATAATCCCGCATCTGGTCGGCATGATGGTTGCGATCAGCATGTTCCGCGCTTCCGGAGCAATGGATATCATGGCCTCGCTTATCCGTCCGATGTTTGACGGACTTGGCATTCCAAGCGAGGTGCTGCCGCTCGGCTTACTTCGCCCGCTTACTGGAGCAGGGTCCCTCGCTTTCACGACGGAGCTGATTAAAACCTATGGCCCCGATTCGATGATCGGACGTATCTCCTCGACAATTCAAGGCAGTACGGATACGACGCTGTATGTGCTAACCGTTTATTTCGGAGCAGTCGGCATCCGCAGAAGCAAATATGCGCTCAAAGTAGGATTATTTTCCGATCTGGTCGGCTTCTTCGCTGCAATCATCGTTTGTCTTATCGTCTTCCAATAA
- a CDS encoding pseudouridine synthase — translation MERLQKILAQAGVASRRKCEELILSGVVEVNGEPVTTLGVKADPAVDIITVKGRPIKGESKLYLMLHKPKGVITSASDPQGRKVVKDYLPGIKERVYPVGRLDYDTEGLLLLTNDGEFANLLTHPSHHVPKTYWATVKGIPHGSALERLQQGILLEDGMTAPAEVEYHDVNTEKNQATITITIYEGRNRQVRRMFDAINHPVVLLRRVRFGELGLHGLARGKFRHLTPREVQDLRGAATKTHKIQK, via the coding sequence TTGGAACGTTTACAGAAGATTTTAGCGCAGGCGGGAGTCGCATCGCGCCGCAAATGTGAGGAATTGATTTTGTCCGGTGTTGTCGAGGTTAATGGTGAACCGGTCACAACGCTAGGTGTGAAGGCTGATCCGGCCGTGGATATCATTACGGTTAAAGGGCGCCCCATCAAAGGCGAGAGCAAGCTTTATCTAATGCTTCATAAGCCGAAAGGCGTTATTACAAGCGCAAGCGATCCGCAAGGCCGCAAGGTCGTGAAGGACTACTTGCCGGGCATTAAAGAGCGCGTTTATCCGGTCGGACGACTGGATTACGATACGGAAGGGCTGCTGCTGCTGACCAACGACGGCGAATTCGCCAATTTGCTGACGCATCCGAGCCATCACGTGCCGAAGACGTACTGGGCGACGGTGAAGGGGATACCGCACGGCTCCGCGCTGGAGCGGCTGCAGCAGGGCATTCTGCTTGAGGACGGAATGACTGCGCCTGCTGAAGTTGAATATCACGATGTGAACACGGAGAAGAATCAGGCAACGATCACGATTACGATCTATGAGGGACGGAACCGTCAGGTGCGCCGGATGTTCGATGCGATTAACCATCCTGTCGTGCTTCTGAGAAGGGTGCGTTTTGGTGAGCTCGGCTTACACGGACTCGCACGTGGAAAGTTCCGCCATTTAACGCCGAGGGAAGTGCAGGATCTGCGCGGAGCGGCGACCAAGACACATAAAATTCAAAAATAA
- a CDS encoding redoxin domain-containing protein: MKKNRRMIQLVIFLGVLLLGGYAIGHSLFAEKDGQLPRKGSKPPEFALLGTDGKTHRLSDYKGKALVINFWGTYCPGCVTETPDLVAQYKKHSGEPLDVVGINLGEDSMAVNNFVKQYDINYTILRNESNDVQRKYGLRSYPTTFFVKPDGTIMDVFVGAMAEKDMDERITKLLKS; this comes from the coding sequence ATGAAGAAAAACCGCAGAATGATTCAATTGGTTATTTTCCTCGGCGTCCTGCTGCTTGGCGGTTATGCCATCGGGCATTCGTTATTTGCAGAGAAGGACGGACAGCTCCCCCGCAAAGGGTCCAAGCCTCCGGAGTTTGCGCTCCTTGGCACGGACGGGAAGACACATCGGCTGTCGGATTACAAAGGGAAGGCGCTTGTCATCAATTTCTGGGGTACATACTGTCCGGGCTGCGTAACGGAAACGCCGGATTTGGTCGCTCAGTACAAGAAGCATAGCGGGGAACCGCTAGATGTGGTTGGCATTAATTTAGGTGAAGACAGCATGGCTGTAAACAATTTCGTGAAGCAATACGACATCAATTACACCATTCTGCGCAACGAAAGCAACGATGTACAGCGTAAATACGGTTTAAGGTCGTATCCCACTACCTTCTTTGTGAAGCCGGACGGAACGATTATGGATGTTTTCGTCGGTGCAATGGCGGAAAAGGACATGGATGAGCGCATCACGAAGCTGCTGAAGTCCTAG
- the resB gene encoding cytochrome c biogenesis protein ResB — MLEFENTKCQCGHQNPVGTVLCESCGYPLEIGEQDNDEPLEMRYDGIARRSQKSNPNVLDRVWNFFSSVKVAVRLIIITLLAAMIGTIFTQENAFISFDPSTYYEDRYGWIGKWYYKLGFSNTYESWWFILLLVMIGTSLVICSLDRVLPLYRALKKQQIRKHNTFLTRQKTVYTGTVEGSEETWTSSLGEQLKRKHYRVHQDGNALLAEKYRFSRWGPYINHIGLIVFLLAVLLRSLPGWAMDNYVTVPEGSTVQIPETKYYIKNEKFTIVYYTDAELPKELKGTARAKLYETRAVLYTCSADCDDPSKQPQLTEVNKHNIVVNDPLSYKGLKAYQFGFDDTPKLAAVNPVLIDHKTGKTYGPFHLEMKDPTLTYNLGPYSLELKQTYMDFALDAEGKPTTKSREPNAPAFVFVLKGPDLAAGGEPYMYFPKQNDKVRFSQDMINGDLAKRFEIKVPAMTGVEFAPVETSLNIRTDRAMPYIWIGAGISMFGLLIGSYWHHRRIWLRIDGGQVTLGAHTNKNNYGMRAEVASALRGIGVVVEPKSLDNGRNKS, encoded by the coding sequence GTGTTGGAATTTGAAAATACGAAATGCCAGTGCGGCCACCAGAATCCGGTAGGCACCGTCTTGTGCGAAAGCTGCGGCTACCCGCTCGAAATCGGTGAACAGGATAATGATGAGCCGCTTGAAATGCGTTACGACGGCATCGCCCGCCGCTCCCAGAAGTCCAATCCGAATGTGCTCGACCGCGTTTGGAATTTCTTCTCGTCGGTTAAGGTTGCAGTCCGGCTCATTATCATTACGCTGCTGGCTGCGATGATCGGTACGATTTTCACACAGGAAAATGCTTTTATTTCATTCGATCCTTCCACCTACTATGAGGACCGATATGGCTGGATTGGCAAATGGTATTACAAGCTCGGTTTCTCGAATACGTACGAGTCGTGGTGGTTTATCCTTCTGCTTGTCATGATTGGCACTTCGCTTGTGATTTGCAGCCTTGACCGGGTGCTCCCGCTGTACCGGGCACTTAAGAAACAGCAAATTCGCAAGCATAACACATTCCTGACCCGCCAGAAGACGGTATATACCGGTACGGTAGAAGGCTCGGAAGAAACGTGGACAAGCAGCCTCGGCGAACAGCTGAAGCGCAAGCATTACCGCGTTCACCAAGATGGCAATGCGCTGCTCGCGGAGAAATATCGGTTCAGCCGTTGGGGTCCATACATTAACCATATCGGCCTCATCGTGTTCCTTCTTGCCGTATTGCTCAGGTCGCTGCCGGGGTGGGCGATGGATAATTACGTGACGGTGCCGGAAGGCTCGACCGTCCAGATTCCCGAAACGAAGTACTATATTAAGAACGAGAAATTCACGATCGTCTATTATACGGATGCAGAGCTGCCTAAGGAGCTCAAAGGCACAGCCCGCGCGAAGCTCTATGAAACAAGAGCGGTGCTGTATACTTGCAGCGCAGATTGCGACGATCCGTCGAAGCAGCCGCAGCTGACAGAAGTAAACAAGCATAATATCGTCGTGAATGACCCGCTTTCTTATAAGGGTTTGAAAGCTTATCAGTTCGGATTCGACGATACGCCTAAGCTTGCGGCAGTTAATCCGGTACTGATCGATCATAAAACAGGCAAGACGTATGGTCCGTTCCATCTTGAGATGAAGGATCCGACCCTGACTTACAATCTCGGGCCTTACTCGCTAGAACTGAAGCAAACGTATATGGATTTTGCGCTTGATGCGGAAGGCAAGCCGACGACGAAGTCTCGCGAGCCGAATGCTCCTGCGTTCGTATTCGTTCTGAAGGGACCAGACCTTGCTGCCGGCGGCGAGCCATATATGTACTTTCCGAAGCAGAACGATAAGGTCCGCTTCAGTCAGGATATGATTAACGGGGACCTTGCTAAGCGGTTTGAGATCAAGGTGCCGGCTATGACTGGCGTAGAGTTTGCTCCTGTAGAGACGTCGCTGAATATCCGGACCGATCGCGCAATGCCATACATTTGGATAGGCGCAGGCATTTCGATGTTCGGTCTGCTAATTGGCTCTTACTGGCATCACCGCAGAATATGGCTACGTATCGATGGCGGACAAGTGACGCTTGGCGCACATACAAACAAGAATAATTACGGCATGCGTGCCGAGGTCGCTTCCGCGCTGCGCGGTATAGGCGTCGTCGTAGAGCCGAAGTCGCTCGATAACGGGAGGAACAAATCGTGA
- the ccsA gene encoding cytochrome c biogenesis protein CcsA — MSLLDFSSDAFIVAFFLYCFGFMLYGVTALGRKWSNRSPEEHTRRWGRIAYIVSLLGFAAHLTFFFTRWAGGGHIPTSNMYEFMTFLGMAIMFAFIIVNAIYRKPLLGLFTLPLVVIIVAFAAVFPQEVQPLIPALQSIWLKVHVTTAATGEAFFAVGFAAGLMYLLRTVDFKQTSEKARREQRWVEFTLYVIIIIIAFISSVFAFRGAGYEASFTQENVTIDAKGVESSTTETVEYSLPPIFKPYNSQVVNVDSFLGMKEPLFETPHWMKGVNAARKLNTISWSIINGTILYGLIRLALRKRIGAAINPLLGDIDEDDIDEISYRAIAIGYPVFMLGALIFAMIWAYIAWSRFWGWDPKEVWALITWLYYTAYLHLRLSRGWHGSKSAWLAVIGFVIVLFTLIGVNLVLVGLHSYAGV; from the coding sequence GTGAGTTTGCTTGATTTCAGCAGCGACGCGTTTATCGTCGCATTCTTTCTATACTGCTTTGGCTTTATGTTATACGGCGTTACGGCGCTCGGACGCAAGTGGAGCAACAGGAGTCCTGAGGAGCACACGCGCCGCTGGGGGCGTATCGCTTACATCGTCTCGCTGCTCGGCTTCGCTGCGCATCTGACGTTCTTCTTTACGCGTTGGGCGGGCGGAGGCCACATCCCGACCAGTAATATGTACGAGTTCATGACGTTCCTGGGGATGGCGATTATGTTCGCCTTCATCATCGTCAATGCGATTTACCGCAAGCCGCTGCTTGGCTTGTTCACACTGCCGCTTGTCGTCATTATCGTGGCGTTCGCCGCGGTGTTCCCGCAAGAAGTACAGCCGCTCATTCCGGCGCTGCAATCGATCTGGCTGAAAGTTCACGTAACGACAGCCGCAACGGGGGAAGCATTCTTCGCCGTCGGCTTTGCAGCCGGCCTCATGTACCTGCTGCGTACGGTTGACTTCAAGCAAACAAGCGAAAAAGCTAGACGCGAGCAGCGCTGGGTGGAATTCACGCTGTATGTCATCATTATTATTATCGCGTTCATCAGCTCCGTATTTGCTTTCCGCGGCGCGGGATACGAAGCATCGTTCACACAAGAGAACGTGACGATCGATGCGAAGGGCGTTGAGAGCTCGACGACGGAGACAGTGGAATATTCGCTTCCGCCGATCTTTAAGCCTTATAACAGCCAAGTGGTCAATGTAGATTCGTTCTTAGGCATGAAAGAGCCGCTGTTCGAAACTCCTCATTGGATGAAGGGTGTCAATGCAGCGCGTAAGCTGAACACGATCTCGTGGTCGATCATTAACGGTACCATTCTGTATGGTTTGATCCGCCTTGCGCTTCGCAAACGGATTGGCGCTGCGATCAACCCGCTGCTTGGCGATATTGATGAAGATGATATCGACGAGATCAGCTACCGCGCCATCGCGATCGGCTATCCGGTATTTATGCTGGGCGCATTGATCTTCGCGATGATCTGGGCATATATTGCCTGGTCGCGCTTCTGGGGATGGGACCCGAAAGAAGTATGGGCGCTCATTACTTGGCTGTACTATACGGCCTACTTGCACCTCCGCCTATCCCGCGGTTGGCATGGCTCGAAGTCGGCTTGGCTGGCAGTTATCGGTTTTGTCATCGTCTTGTTCACGCTGATTGGGGTTAACCTTGTCCTTGTTGGCTTGCACTCTTATGCAGGTGTTTAA
- a CDS encoding response regulator transcription factor, with protein sequence MSEELHRILVVDDEERIRRLLKMYLEKEGYIIEEAEDGESALRLATANDFDLILLDVMLPGIDGIEVCSRLRQIKATPVIMLTAKGEEMNRVQGFEVGADDYVVKPFSPREVIYRVKAILRRSSATAFLTKEAITSNNIVFPHLIIEHDAHRVMAGGQEVSLTPKEYELLHYLAISPDKVFSREELLKDVWNYEFFGDLRTVDTHVKRLREKLNKVSPEAAMMITTVWGVGYKLEVPK encoded by the coding sequence ATGTCAGAAGAACTTCACCGTATTCTCGTTGTTGATGATGAAGAGCGTATTCGCAGGCTGCTCAAGATGTACCTGGAGAAGGAAGGGTATATCATTGAAGAAGCGGAGGATGGCGAGAGTGCGCTCCGCCTAGCGACAGCGAACGATTTTGATTTGATTCTGCTCGACGTCATGCTGCCAGGCATCGACGGCATCGAGGTGTGCTCGAGACTCCGTCAGATTAAGGCTACGCCAGTCATTATGTTGACTGCAAAGGGCGAAGAGATGAACAGAGTGCAAGGGTTTGAAGTGGGTGCGGACGATTATGTCGTGAAGCCATTTAGCCCGCGCGAAGTGATCTATCGGGTAAAAGCGATTCTGCGCCGCTCGTCGGCGACGGCTTTCCTGACGAAGGAAGCGATCACGAGCAACAACATTGTGTTCCCGCATCTCATCATCGAGCACGATGCGCATAGAGTTATGGCAGGAGGCCAGGAAGTCAGCCTGACGCCGAAAGAATATGAATTGCTGCACTACCTCGCGATTTCCCCGGACAAGGTATTCTCGCGCGAAGAGCTGCTGAAAGACGTCTGGAACTATGAATTCTTCGGTGATCTGCGTACCGTCGACACGCATGTGAAGCGTCTGCGTGAGAAGCTGAACAAAGTTTCTCCGGAAGCGGCGATGATGATAACGACGGTTTGGGGCGTAGGCTATAAGCTAGAGGTGCCGAAGTAA